The genome window ATTGAGTATCATCTCAGCAAAATGAATATGGTTGTTGATGTTTTGAGTCAAAATTTGATGTTTGAGTTGTGAGCCACGTTTGCACGGTTGAGTTTAACCAGTGATGGTGGTTTGTTGGATAAAATTTAGGTGAAGTCGACTTTATCACGTCAGATTAAGGAGAGGCAGTTGGTTGATGAGTTTTTAGTGAAAAAGATCCGATAGGTTGAGGATGGTAATGGTGGAGACTTTGAGTTGAATCACAACGGTATCTTAAGTTTTCATGGGAGACTATGTGTGCCTGTTAATGTGGAGCTTAGGCACGCGATTTTTATCGAGGTACATAATAGCCCCTATGTTATGCACTCCGGTAGTATCAAGATGTATTAGGATCTTCGGGAATTATACTGGTGGCCTGGATTGAAGTGGGATGTTACTGACTTTGTAGGCTGATGTTTAGTGTATCACAGAGTGAAGGTGAAACACCAACAACCTTCGGGTTTCTTATAATCGATATAGGTTCTATAGTGAAAATAGGAGAGGATCACGATGGACTTTGTCTCGGGTTTACCATTGACCTCAATGAAAAAAGATTTTGTTTGGGTGATTGTTGACCGGTTCTTGAAGAGTGATTATTTTCTAACAGTGCGTACTAATTACTCGATCGAAAGATTAGCTAAGTTGTATGTAACATAGATAGTTCGACTTCATGTTGTACCAGTTCTGATCATTTTTTATAAAGATCCATGTTTTACCTCGAGATTTTAAAGGAGTCTTCAAGAAGCTTTGGGTTCGAAGCTTAACTTTAGTACGGATTATCATCCCTAGACAGATGGTCAATCGGAACGGGTAATTCAAATACTACAGGATATGTTGCGTAGTTGTGTCATCGAGTTTGGTGGTAGTTGGGAGCGATATCTGTCTTTAGTGGAGTTCACTTACAACAATAGCTACCAGTCGAGTATTTAGATGGCACCATTCTAGGCACTATATGGTAGGAGCTATAGGACTCCTCTATATTGGTCCGAGTTGGATGGGAGATGTGTTGTGGGTCCGAATTTGATTTAGGAGACTGAGGAGAAGGTGAAACTGATTAGTGATAGACTGAAAGTCGCTTCGGACAGGCAAAAGTCTTATGTTGATTTAAAACGTCGTGATACCGAGTTTTAGGTTAGGGATCGAGTGTTACTTGAGATTTCACCTTGGAAGAAGGTTCTGAGATTTGAACGAAAAGGTAAGTTGAGTCAGAGATTTATTGGACCCTTTGAGGTTATTGAGAGGATCAGACCGGTAGCATATCGACTTAGGTTACTGACTGAACTTGAGCGTATACACGATTTGTTCCACATGTCTAAGTTGCGGAAGTACCAATCCAACACATCTCATATTGTTCCAATAGAGAAAATTGAGGTTCGGCATGATCTTACCTATGAAAAGGAATCGATCGAGATCCTATCTCGTGAGGTTAAGGTGTTGCGTAACAAGACCATACCTTTAGTAAAAGTTTTGTGGAGTAATCACAAAACCAAATAGGCTACTTGGGAAACCAAGGATGCGACCAGACATCAGTATCCTTATCTATTTGATTCAggaattttgaggacgaaattctttttaaagggggatTTGTCGCATCTCAAAAACCAGGTTAGTAGAAATGGGTATTAGATTGTGGGCTcgagagaaaaatcaaattttgtgtcacaagaattaaaatatgataaaataattaattagttaataatagtaaaaataataattaaattaaataataatggtatTAACAATTGGGgcattagtaaaatttaatagtgACTAATTTGGAATAATGGTTAAAGTAGAggttaaatgtgtaaattaagACTAGTATTTAAAAAGAGAGTTATTATGACAAGGGAGAAATAAGAGTGGACTTAGAGGGTAAATagcccaattttaaaaaaaaatttagttggcTATAAAAGCAACTTACCTTCCCAATTTCTCTCCatgctttttaattttaaaaatttgttagaTCTTGATTGGAAAATTTTCTCACAAAAATTTCTGCATCTTCTATATTTTCTTGGCATCCAAACACTctttattctttcaattttgcaagaaaatcattcttTCTTCTCCACTTTCTCACCTAAACTTAGCTCGTTTTTGCTCAATGATGCAAATTCATGAAGGTTTTCAAACTAATGGtaaatctattattttcttatgtattaaaattttgttaggtgtttttaatttgaattttcatatatctaagcaagaaaattaaagatccATGGTTTTAAAGCTATCTTTTGCATAAAATGGTGAATCACATAATAAAAAGCTaagagatatttttaaaatgatttttagtatGTTTTGATGAGGCTAAGAGGTTTGCAATTTCAatctatcaaaatatttaaataattgcaTGAATTAAATGGTTTTCTTTTGAGAATGAGGATGAATGGtggatttttttagaaaagtagTGTCTAgtaaaattgagttgaattatCGGCCTAGATCTATAATTAGGCACAAGTTAGGGGTTAGGAGGTagaaattaaggatttaaataagttaaaaagatgaaattaagcGAAATAGATTGTTCGAAATAAGTCGAATAAGTATGTGTGAGAGGAGAACCGTTGTATGAACACAAAGAGAGTAAGCTAGATTGTTTTTGAATGCTtagtaatatgtatattttagtACGAAGCTGAAAGCGTTGGTGGAGCCCCAACAAATTGGAATAAAGGCAAGCATAAAGTTATGTAGTTCGACAAGTCGTGGTGAGCTACAGGTGAGTGCATTTGTATGTCTTATTTTAGCATGAATTACGAGATCTAGAAAGTCAAAGTGAGGCTTGCGAACCCCCACTTATGGTATGTGAACCTCGACTTTTTCCAAGTGCAAATTCTTGCGATTTTGTTTGAATTGTTGAATATCCATGTTGTGCAAATTTCGAAGGTACGTATATCTAATATATACGTATAGGggttttgttatttatatataatatatatgcatgcatgggtgttatatatagtatatatttaAGTGCATGGGtgttatatgtataatatatttgcGTGGAGtcagatatatatacatagtacatatatatgtgtgggttttattatatataatatatatgcggttataatttttgtattatctaatatatttaaatgtatatgagACTTTTAATGTATGCTAAAGTTGATGTGACAAAGGTCACTaaataggtatgtatatatatgtaatatatattcgTATATAGTTATGTAGTACTTGCAAGTGGAcataaagataaattatataatgCGGACTTTTATAACATGTGAATTCTATTTATAGTGCACATTCATGCATACAATAACCCGTAAgtgaattttgagttttatgatattGCGAGTTTTGATTAGTGCAAAATTATACTATTGTGAAATGCTAAGTGCGAGCTCAACAGTAGTGCAAGCCAATTATATTGTGtaataaaatgtgattaattagATATGTGGGCAATGTGAACacttgaaaccgttggatacCACTGAcatgtcataggattgtgagtactcaccttttaTTATGTGTTGGGCATTGTGGCCCGGAGATAGCGTTGGAGAGATAAAGGAATGTCGAGCATAGCTCCATTTACCATTGTAGCAAGGTGTGTTTCGAGAGTGTGAGCATACGTGCTACACTTACATGGAGATAGCATACGACTTTATGAGTCATGTGGAGTGTTTCggagatccgtttatccaataagtataTAATTTGACCATGTTTCATATTCACGAATTACCAATATATCATTGTGTTGAGTATGTAATTTGTGTTATACATGAATTGTTAAAGTATGTTTAAATCCTAACATATCTGGCATATCTGGTgtgtatatttttgttatatgcatGTGTACTCACTGAGCTTCTCCAAGCTCACAGTCTTTACTTTACCTTGCAGATAAATAGTTCACAGGTTAACGAGGACAGCAGTAAATTGGTGATTCATCGCAAAGGCATATTTTTTGGAGTATGTGTGTTGAGCTTTTAAACTCCAAAGTGAAGGCAATGTGGGTCGTTCTAAGGGTTTAGTAATAGAATTAGACTTagacattttaaataaaattttcaatggaTTGTAAAGGAACATTacaaactgtttttttttttggattattgaACGTTATAATTGCTTACTTGATTGCTTGTTTGGATGGTTTTATTACTTGATTAATCTGatgataattaaatgaactaacaaaTATTTGCAACTAAAGGAAACCACCGAGTATTAAGGTTCACTCACCCTATACCTTCTGATTGtgtgaaataaatgattaatttagaaaatcatgcACTTAGGTctaattttctatttgaaatgTTCTATAAATGCGTGGTGTGTACAATTGGTTGGTGTGGTTCGTGAAGTTTTAAATGGAGAGTCACCTTGATGGCTATTATGATGTTTGAAATTCGGGTTGGACCGTCCCAGCTAGGTCTGGGGCGTCacatttctcatctttcttaCCAAGCACACCTATGGAaagaaaatttacattttccaCCTTAGGGATGGCAAAACCTAAACCTTTCGATGGGTTCTGCATTGGTTAACTTCGAATGGAgcgaattttttcttttgaaaagtgGATGTGGAATGGATTGTTTCTTTTGAATAGTGAGTATGAAGTGATTATGATAATTGCTTGCCTCACCTTGACCTGCTCTACTATatgaaattactattttatttttgtatatataaactattaaaagagtaaaaatagaataacatGATATAgaaaaaatctatatattttatgtttaaataattttcaagaattatgtttaaatgtttatttgacttcaaaatattgaaaatattaaatataagtaacaaaattttaaaattttaattgaagtagAGCGGGATGGGGCAGGGATGGATGTGTCCAACATTCATGGAGGTGGTAGTAGTTTTCAAATTATACATTCGTAGTGGAGTAGGGTGAGTGGTAGAGCAGACTGTGCCAACTATAGAGTAGTGATGGATTTAGAAATATTGGCTTTCGCCCCGCTCCATTGCCATCCCTATTCCGTCTCTTCAAATTTCTACCTTTCTAATTTACTTTCCTTTGTACTAAGCAAAGCCTAAGATTAAATAGtgaaaaattaagtaatgaatttaaagttataaaatttgttaagtGTATTAGTACTGAATTTAATTAGACTGTTCTATAAatgtagattttaaaattttaaaggaaaaatatttaaaagaagataaaataaattgaaaatatcattttaatgtttttatgaGAAAAGTCTATTTatcaaatatgtttaaaaacACTAATATTTTTAGATTGTAAAGCATACCCATATGAACAAttaatgatgaaaatattaagataaatagaCAAAAACAACCATCTggaataacataaataaattaagagaTTATTGagcatttattaatataataatttctcACAAAATCTTTctccaaaatttgaataaaaaattgatagaaataaaaatataaaaaactacacttacaaaatagaatatttatttttttggttggAAGAAGAGGTTGATCTTCATATGTTTCGTTCCagtatcaaaacaaaaaatagtaacaaaaataaattacgCCTCCATCTTTGCCCTCagaaaaacaaaaccctaatttcAGAAATTGCGGCATTTCCCCTTTATTTCTTCATCACTGGTCTCTATTGTTCCagtttttttgttcttttatttcacTGAAACTTTCCGTCGTTGTTTcatcttatttttgttattattatttttctttctttttgtaattattcCTTTTTTTCCGGGAAAATAAAGAGTGGAATTTTGGGAACGCGAAACGGAGCAATAGCCTGGAATTGAAGCGGGGATTAGGGTTAGTTCTCTCCGTTTTTCTTTGTCAAATGTTTCCCCAAATTTTCTTCTTGTCGTTTGGGTTCAAATCCTAGCAGTTGGgaacttataattaaaattaaatctaaggTTTTTAGTTTTACTCAAAACTTATTTGTTATTTAgggctactttttctttttcctaattttactGGTTTATGGGCGTTTAGCATTATTTTGGAATAGTCCTTTTATTGCTTTGTTTTTGCTTAAGTTGTTGATTTAGAAAGAGGGTTGGATCttcttttatgagaaatttGAGTGCCATTTGAAACTGGAAAAATCAGCAATCTGCAAATCCATCTTTTAATCAAAGATGGAGTAAGGAGTGAGTTAATTATTAGAATATAATCTCCTTATTGTCattgtatttgttttggttgCTATGGCCTCCTAATCGTGTTAAACATATTGTGCTTTTTGATCAAACAACTCCTTTGTCATTTGTTGAGTTTCACCTTAAATCCGCAAAATTATTGGCAAGTTATGGTGGTTTGAATGACAAAGAATAGGGTAAGAGCTTGAGTTTGTGTAGGAAGAAAATTCATATGGTGGGTTAGGGTTTGAAGAAGGTTCAAAAAGTGtgttcttttatataattagtTTTCTGATGATCATGTTCGATATCCCTTATGGAAAGAAGTGAACCAGCATTAGTTCCAGAATGGTTGAGAAGTACTGGCCCTGTTACTGGGGGTGGTGGCAATTCAGCCCACCACTTTGCTTCCTCTTCTTTTAATTCAGGTACCCTTTGACGCCTCAACTTCTAGGAATACATTGCATTTCTCATTCTAGTTATACTCCATTACAATGTTACTCTTGGACATGCATGTCTGTTAGATATGCCTTTGGTAGACTTTTTGTTTTCTAAGCCATTGTGTTTCTCATTGCATTTATACTAATGTTCTTTTTATAGTTGTCATTGTAGGAATGTTTGTATGTATATTTGGGAATATATAGTAACtgtattgttgttgttgttgtattAGATGTTTCTTCACTGGTTCATCATGGAAGACATAGGAACTTTAGGAATATAGGTGATTCTGATTCCCCTCGTTATGCTTTTTTGGATCGGGCGTCTTCTTTGAATTCACGGAGGAGTTCTAGTAATGGTTCTGCAAAGCATGCTTACAGTAGCTTTAGTAGGAATCACCGTGATAAGGATCGAGAAAGGGATAAAGATAGGTCAAGCTCTGGGGACCATTGGGAGCGTGATTCTTCTGACCCTTTAGAAAGTATCTTTACCAGTAGGGTTGAGAAATCTGGTGTGTCTACCAGTAGAGTTGAGATAGATGCATTGCGGCGTTCTCATTCTATGGTCTCTAGGAAACAGAGTGAGCCTTTGCCTCGAAAGATTGCAGTGGGCTCAGGTGATGTTGgtaacaataatcataacaatGGCAATGGTCTGCTTTCTGGTGGTACTATCGGAAGTAACATCCACAAGGCTGTGTTTGAGAAAGATTTTCCCTCACTTGGAACTGAAGACAGGCAAGCAGGGCCTCAGATAGCTAGAGTATCTTCTCCTGGTTTGAGTTCAGCTTCTCTGAGTTCACCTGCTTGTAATTCAGCTTTAATTGGTGGGGAAGGATGGACCTCAGCTTTGGCAGAAATGCCCACCATGGTTGGAAGTAGTAGCACAGGTTCTTTGCCTGCCCCCCTAATTGTTTCTACCTCTGGTTCTGGGGTCCAAAGTGTCACAGTTGGTCTTAATATGGCTGAAGCACTAGCTCAAGCTCCTTCTCGAACCCGTACCGCTCCCCAGGTAAGCTTCTCAGTCACTAACTTCTCATTACATGTATAACCTATATCTTTGATCTAACCAAACATTCTGTTTCAAACAGTTGTCTGTCAAGACCCAAAGACGTGAGGAACTGGCTATTAAGCAATCAAAGCAACTAATACCAGTGACACCTTCGATGCCTAAGGGTTCGGTAAGCCAGTTGCCTTAGGTTTCGGCAAAATCTTGTCTAGTAGCTGCATTAAGTTGTTTTATTCCAATTAAACATGTTTGGTCTCCCTCCCTCTTTCTCTTTCCTTTCTGGGACACTGTCTTTATTCATCTGAGATTGTATGTTGGATGTTTGTTTAGAAGCTCAGCTACTATCTTGGAATTCTTGTAGCCTTTTTTGACTCTTATGACTTGTAATGAGCTTGAGGTTGGTCCATGTTTTTCCATGTCTGAATATTCTTTGCATTTCTCCATAAGGCACAAAACCTTGTAGGTGGTTTACATAAATGCTTTATTACCTGTCTACTTCATGCATAAAAGAACATAGTAATTGCAGGTAATAATTACCTAATTTTCTTGTCCCACTCCCAGATTCTCAATTCAGTGGATAAATCAAAAGCCAAACCAGCAATCAGGGTAAGTGAGATGAATATAGCTGTCAAAAGCGGGCAGCAGCAACCTTCCTCTATTCATCATGGTAATCAATCTCCTCATAGTGGACATGTCAAGTCTGATATGCCAAAGACATCGGGGAAGCTTTTGGTTCTGAAACCAGGATGGGAAAATGGGGTCTCATCTCCTACTCAAAAAGATGTAGCTGGTCCAACAAATGTGAACAACAAAGTTGCAACTAGCCAACATGCTGTTACTGCTGTTACATCTGCTCCTGCAAGAAATAACAACACAAAGCTTTCTTCTGGGGAGCGCAAAGCAGCTGCCTTGAATCCAATATCTGGGTTCACTGTGGAAAAGAAACCTTCTTTGGCTCAAACCC of Gossypium raimondii isolate GPD5lz chromosome 3, ASM2569854v1, whole genome shotgun sequence contains these proteins:
- the LOC105797197 gene encoding uncharacterized protein LOC105797197 translates to MERSEPALVPEWLRSTGPVTGGGGNSAHHFASSSFNSDVSSLVHHGRHRNFRNIGDSDSPRYAFLDRASSLNSRRSSSNGSAKHAYSSFSRNHRDKDRERDKDRSSSGDHWERDSSDPLESIFTSRVEKSGVSTSRVEIDALRRSHSMVSRKQSEPLPRKIAVGSGDVGNNNHNNGNGLLSGGTIGSNIHKAVFEKDFPSLGTEDRQAGPQIARVSSPGLSSASLSSPACNSALIGGEGWTSALAEMPTMVGSSSTGSLPAPLIVSTSGSGVQSVTVGLNMAEALAQAPSRTRTAPQLSVKTQRREELAIKQSKQLIPVTPSMPKGSILNSVDKSKAKPAIRVSEMNIAVKSGQQQPSSIHHGNQSPHSGHVKSDMPKTSGKLLVLKPGWENGVSSPTQKDVAGPTNVNNKVATSQHAVTAVTSAPARNNNTKLSSGERKAAALNPISGFTVEKKPSLAQTQSRNDFFNLLKKKTSANTAAGLSGSNLHISSSTTEKSEVTKNVDSPSMTTHANENGSAATSNGDTCQEAQRFSDDGEKNMSSYAMVHPDEEEAAFLRSLGWEEHSGDDEGLTEEEINAFYQEYMKLRPSLQLRHGVQPKLAQSFATNLDGASSELSSSDSGSEA